In one bacterium genomic region, the following are encoded:
- a CDS encoding single-stranded DNA-binding protein: protein MVNSVVLVGRIASPPEMKYLPTGTPVANFRLAVDRGMKSEGGERQTDWLTIVCYQKTAELVAEYCDKGMLVGIEGRIQSRSWGGEGGKKNYVVEIVANNVRFLESRVESERRRAGKGEAWKPDPAGAGEGADVEEDLFGGEGD from the coding sequence ATGGTCAACAGTGTCGTTTTGGTGGGTAGGATCGCGAGCCCGCCGGAGATGAAGTACCTGCCCACTGGGACGCCGGTGGCGAACTTCCGGCTGGCGGTGGACCGCGGGATGAAGTCGGAGGGCGGGGAACGGCAGACGGACTGGCTGACCATTGTGTGCTACCAGAAGACGGCGGAGCTGGTGGCCGAGTACTGCGACAAGGGGATGCTGGTGGGGATCGAGGGGCGCATCCAGTCGCGGTCGTGGGGTGGTGAGGGCGGGAAGAAGAACTACGTCGTGGAGATCGTGGCGAACAACGTGCGGTTCCTGGAGAGCCGGGTGGAGAGCGAGCGGCGGCGGGCGGGGAAGGGCGAGGCGTGGAAGCCGGACCCGGCGGGGGCAGGGGAAGGGGCGGACGTGGAGGAGGACCTTTTCGGGGGCGAGGGCGACTAG
- a CDS encoding sigma factor-like helix-turn-helix DNA-binding protein: MDEVVLAAGMGMTEEYWEALLLATVGELSYEAIGERLGVPVGTVKSRVYRGRGRLRAALSGWAREELGIVA, encoded by the coding sequence GTGGACGAGGTGGTGTTGGCGGCGGGGATGGGGATGACGGAGGAGTACTGGGAGGCGCTGCTGCTGGCGACGGTGGGCGAGTTGAGCTACGAGGCGATCGGGGAACGGCTGGGGGTGCCGGTGGGGACGGTGAAGTCGCGGGTGTACCGGGGCCGGGGGAGATTGCGGGCGGCGTTGTCGGGGTGGGCGCGGGAGGAACTGGGGATCGTGGCGTAG